One window from the genome of Chaetodon trifascialis isolate fChaTrf1 chromosome 20, fChaTrf1.hap1, whole genome shotgun sequence encodes:
- the slc20a1b gene encoding sodium-dependent phosphate transporter 1-B: MVSTTATAIILTSTVALATHTALTEYMWLLIVGFIIAFILAFSVGANDVANSFGTAVGSGVVTLRQACILATVFETLGSVLLGAKVSETIRKGIIDVNMYNGSEHLLMAGSISSMFGSAVWQLAASFLKLPISGTHCIVGATIGFSLVARGHQGVKWLELLRIVGSWFLSPILSGIMSGIVFYFVRMFILHKKDPVPNGLRALPVFYAMTMGINLFSIMFTGAPMLGFDKIPWWGTLLISLGCSLLTAIVVWFIVCPRLKKKIERDIKSSSPSESPLMDKRELREAHCPILKQTAKETSTPTTPAVSQNPPAQPQAAPEERRVAFDIGDSDDVDSNKDRKVAFDIGDSDDTDYSMSNGAPKQVQSNSQVQINNQQVQHSNGSTNASSQVQFNNQVQFNNRPAQIPSNGYSQYHTVHKDSGLYKDLLHKLHLAKVGDCMGEGGDRPIRRNNSYTSYTMAIIGMHGDFKHKEGDFRASEDGDKGPGSGGQDRKRVRMDSYTSYCNAVAEHTTPESLGEGDVTLEMGKEDAGSSQSSLDEDGLEADKPEVSTLFQFLQILTACFGSFAHGGNDVSNAIGPLVALWLVYTTSSVTSNEPTPIWLLLYGGVGICAGLWVWGRRVIQTMGKDLTPITPSSGFSIELASALTVVVASNIGLPVSTTHCKVGSVVAVGWLRSRKAVDWRLFRNIFMAWFGTVPISGLISAAIMAIFIHGIL, from the exons ATGGTTTCAACAACTGCAACTGCAATAATATTGACCAGCACAGTAGCGCTGGCAACCCATACAGCTCTGACAGAGTACATGTGGCTGCTGATTGTCGGCTTCATCATCGCCTTCATCTTAGCCTTTTCTGTGGGTGCCAATGATGTTGCCAACTCATTTGGCACAGCTGTAGGCTCTGGAGTGGTCACCTTGCGCCAGGCATGCATTCTAGCCACAGTGTTTGAGACTCTGGGATCTGTGCTCCTTGGAGCCAAAGTGAGCGAAACCATCCGCAAGGGTATCATCGATGTGAACATGTACAATGGCTCCGAGCATTTGTTGATGGCTGGATCCATCAGTTCCATGTTTG GTTCTGCTGTGTGGCAGCTGGCCGCGTCTTTCCTTAAGCTCCCCATTTCTGGAACACACTGCATTGTTGGTGCTACTATCGGCTTCTCGCTGGTTGCCAGAGGCCATCAGGGAGTCAAGTGGCTTGAACTCCTCCGTATTG TTGGTTCCTGGTTCCTGAGTCCCATTTTGTCCGGAATAATGTCAGGCATTGTTTTCTACTTTGTGCGCATGTTCATCTTACATAAG AAAGACCCTGTGCCTAATGGACTGAGAGCCCTGCCTGTCTTTTATGCCATGACTATGGGAATCAACCTGTTCTCCATCATGTTCACAGGAGCTCCGA TGCTAGGATTTGACAAGATCCCTTGGTGGGGCACCCTGCTAATCTCGTTGGGCTGCTCTTTGCTGACTGCCATTGTGGTCTGGTTTATTGTGTGCCCTCGCCTCAAGAAGAAGATTGAAC GAGACATTAAGTCTTCCAGCCCTTCTGAGAGCCCCCTGATGGACAAGAGGGAGCTGAGAGAGGCCCACTGTCCAATCCTGAAACAGACAGCCAAGGAGACGTCTACGCCTACCAccccagctgtcagtcagaacCCCCCTGCTCAGCCCCAGGCTGCACCTGAAGAACGCAGGGTGGCGTTTGACATTGGAGATTCTGACGATGTTGACAGTAATAAGGACCGCAAGGTGGCATTTGACATTGGAGATTCTGATGACACAGACTACAGCATGTCAAATGGTG CTCCCAAACAGGTTCAGTCAAATAGTCAGGTCCAGATAAACAACCAGCAAGTCCAGCACAGCAATGGCTCCACAAATGCTTCCAGTCAGGTCCAATTCAACAATCAGGTTCAGTTCAACAACAGGCCAGCTCAGATACCAAGTAACGGTTACAGCCAGTACCACACAGTCCACAAGGACTCTGGCCTCTACAAGGATCTTCTGCACAAGCTCCACCTGGCCAAGGTTGGTGACTGCATGGGTGAAGGTGGTGACCGACCTATCCGGCGCAACAACAGCTACACCTCCTACACCATGGCCATCATTGGCATGCACGGAGACTTCAAGCATAAAGAAGGGGACTTCCGTGCCAGTGAAGATGGTGACAAGGGGCCAGGGTCAGGTGGTCAGGACAGGAAGCGTGTGCGTATGGACAGTTACACTAGCTACTGCAATGCTGTGGCAGAGCACACAACTCCTGAAAGTCTTGGAGAGGGTGACGTGACACTTGAAATGGGGAAGGAGGATGCAGGTAGCAGCCAAAGCTCCCTGGATGAAGATGGGCTTGAGGCAGACAAGCCAGAAGTCTCAACTCTATTTCAGTTCCTCCAAATTCTTACCGCCTGTTTCGGATCCTTTGCTCATGGAGGAAACGACGTTAG TAATGCCATTGGACCTTTGGTAGCGCTGTGGCTGGTTTACACAACCAGCAGTGTGACTTCAAATGAACCCACACCCATTTGGCTGCTGCTGTACGGTGGCGTCGGCATCTGTGCTGGACTCTGGGTGTGGGGTCGCCGAGTGATCCAGACTATGGGCAAGGACCTTACCCCCATTACCCCCTCAAG TGGTTTCAGCATTGAACTGGCCTCAGCCCTGACTGTCGTGGTAGCCTCTAACATTGGCCTGCCTGTCTCCACCACCCACTGCAAG gtgGGCTCTGTGGTTGCAGTGGGATGGCTGCGCTCGAGGAAGGCCGTAGACTGGCGTCTGTTCAGAAACATCTTCATGGCATGGTTTGGGACTGTGCCCATCTCTGGCCTGATCAGTGCTGCCATCATGGCTATCTTCATCCATGGCATCCTCTGA
- the LOC139348313 gene encoding neurofilament medium polypeptide isoform X1, whose protein sequence is MRFLVPLFVFLAVAAFHSALSASLESAEKEEVAAQHDGLTELQKIDQMEFEAAQKAEAAQMNVTEEQNEDGRYLEAVQDGSVEERVETESDSTAEGGGNPDAAAHEESESSEEADGRQRREHHEAKAETVSSVDEVSQDSTKEQDVME, encoded by the exons ATGAGATTTCTAGTACCACTATTTGTTTTCCTCGCTGTGGCAGCGTTTCACTCTG ctctctcagcctctctggagtctgcagagaaagaggaagtagCTGCTCAGCACG ATGGGCTCACTGAACTGCAGAAAATAG atCAGATGGAGTTTGAGGCCGCTCAAAAAGCTGAGGCCGCTCAGATGAATG TTACAGAGGAACAGAACGAGGATGGACGCTACCTCG AGGCTGTTCAAGATGGATCTG TGGAGGAGCGTGTTGAAACTGAGAGTGACAGCACAG cagagggaggagggaaccCTGACGCTGCAGCTCATGAAG AATCAGAGTCCTCTGAGGAAGCAGACG ggagacagaggcgGG AGCACCATGAGGCAAAGGCAGAGACTGTGAGCAGTGTGg ATGAAGTCAGCCAGGATTCAACCAAGGAGCAAG ATGTAATGGAGTGA
- the LOC139348313 gene encoding neurofilament medium polypeptide isoform X2: protein MRFLVPLFVFLAVAAFHSALSASLESAEKEEVAAQHDGLTELQKIDQMEFEAAQKAEAAQMNVTEEQNEDGRYLEAVQDGSVEERVETESDSTEGGGNPDAAAHEESESSEEADGRQRREHHEAKAETVSSVDEVSQDSTKEQDVME, encoded by the exons ATGAGATTTCTAGTACCACTATTTGTTTTCCTCGCTGTGGCAGCGTTTCACTCTG ctctctcagcctctctggagtctgcagagaaagaggaagtagCTGCTCAGCACG ATGGGCTCACTGAACTGCAGAAAATAG atCAGATGGAGTTTGAGGCCGCTCAAAAAGCTGAGGCCGCTCAGATGAATG TTACAGAGGAACAGAACGAGGATGGACGCTACCTCG AGGCTGTTCAAGATGGATCTG TGGAGGAGCGTGTTGAAACTGAGAGTGACAGCACAG agggaggagggaaccCTGACGCTGCAGCTCATGAAG AATCAGAGTCCTCTGAGGAAGCAGACG ggagacagaggcgGG AGCACCATGAGGCAAAGGCAGAGACTGTGAGCAGTGTGg ATGAAGTCAGCCAGGATTCAACCAAGGAGCAAG ATGTAATGGAGTGA
- the stard7 gene encoding stAR-related lipid transfer protein 7, mitochondrial, with translation MFHSVHRRPICEIGVNTIRLQSSRSFRRTVENGREKLDRVPWLGRGMGLLLSWLQRASVGISEAAGSGQKRKGLLSIFADHCSFVTGQRLRRACQIGELYSNLYSERTRWTLVGNIWRRFQNKHAPTGKLIAAMAGIFVWDNEKIEDEEIRRCGLELQALEAVKCLNTESGTVARQVESGWETVIEKKDFRVWKRPIPNSHLYEYRVLGSYDDVTPRQFFNVQLDTEYRKKWDSLVIKLEVVDRDVSTGSEVVHWATHFPYPMYSRDYVYVRRYNVDVDNNLMVLVSRAVQHPRVPETQEYVRVHSYQSKMVIRPHKSFDENGFDYLLTYSDNPQTVFPRYCVSWMVSSGMPDFLDKLHNAALRAKNLEVGIHDYAGVIKSSDSRQPSQERLSGEKTHTGGPGQIYA, from the exons ATGTTTCACTCCGTTCATCGTCGTCCGATCTGCGAGATCGGTGTAAATACAATAAGGCTCCAAAGCAGCAGGTCATTCAGGCGGACTGTCGAGAATGGCAGAGAAAAGCTCGACAGGGTCCCATGGTTGGGCAGGGGCATGGGCCTGCTGTTGTCCTGGCTCCAGAGGGCAAGTGTCGGTATCAGTGAGGCCGCGGGATCTGGCCAAAAGAGGAAGGGTTTGCTCTCCATATTTGCGGATCACTGCAGCTTTGTGACCGGACAGAGGCTCCGGCGTGCTTGTCAGATCGGTGAGCTTTACTCCAACCTGTACTCCGAGCGAACCAGGTGGACCCTGGTTGGGAACATATGGCGCAGATTTCAGAACAAGCACGCCCCCACTGGGAAACTTATCGCGGCCATGGCTGGCATCTTCGTGTGGGACAATGAGAAGATCGAAGATGAGGAAATTCGCAG ATGTGGACTTGAGCTGCAGGCACTGGAGGCTGTGAAATGTCTAAATACAGAGTCAGGTACAGTGGCCAGACAGGTGGAATCTGGCTGGGAAACTGTGATAGAGAAGAAGGACTTCAGAGTGTGGAAGCGCCCTATACCCAACAGTCACCTCTATGAATACAGAG TGTTGGGCTCCTATGACGATGTCACCCCAAGACAGTTCTTCAATGTACAG TTGGATACAGAGTACAGGAAGAAGTGGGATTCTCTGGTTATCAAGCTTGAAGTGGTGGACAGAGATGTCAGTACAGGCTCTGAAGTTGTGCACTGGGCTACACACTTCCCT TATCCCATGTACTCGAGGGACTATGTGTATGTGCGCCGCTATAATGTTGATGTAGACAACAACCTGATGGTCCTGGTATCCAG AGCTGTGCAACATCCCAGAGTCCCAGAGACTCAGGAATACGTGAGGGTTCATTCATACCAGTCAAAGATGGTCATCCGCCCTCACAAGTCCTTTGATGAG AATGGATTCGATTACCTGCTGACCTACAGTGACAACCCTCAGACTGTCTTTCCCCGTTACTGCGTGAGCTGGATGGTCTCAAGTG GTATGCCTGATTTTCTGGACAAGCTGCATAACGCTGCTTTGAGGGCCAAGAACTTAGAAGTGGGTATCCACGACTACGCAGGTGTCATTAAATCCAGTGACAGTCGCCAGCCAAGCCAGGAGCGCCTcagtggagaaaaaacacacacaggtggtcCCGGACAGATCTACGCTTGA